TGATCATCAGACGGTAGAAAAAGGGAACGCGGATTATCGCAGTTGTCCGCGGATTATTTGTACAATCTGCGTAATCTGCGTTAATCCGCGTTCCGGAATCTTTTCTAAAGAACGGCTGTTAGTTGCCTGCGGCAGCGGCAGCACCTCTTGCGGCACGTGTCAGCTTAACGGCGCATACAACAGCTTCTTTGGCATTCAGCAATTCCAGGTTCTCGTAGTTCAATTCACCTACTTTGACTGTTTTGCCCAGTCCTAAGTGAGCGACGTTTACAACCAGTTTCTCAGGGATTAAGTTAAAGAGAGCTTTAACTTTCAGTTTACGCATTTGCAAAGTCAGTTTACCACCGGCTTTCACACCTTCGGCAAGACCTTCCAATTGCACCGGAACTTCCATGACAATAGGTTTGGCTTCATCAATCTGATAAAAGTCAACATGCAGAATGGTATCCTTTACCGGATGGAATTGGATGTCTTTCAGAATGGCATTTACTTTTTTGCCATCAATAATCAGATCGACTACATAAATGTGCGGAGTGTAAACCAAGTTACGCAAACCTTCTGCGGGTACGGTAAAGTGGATATTCTCGCCACCACCATATAATACGCAGGGTACGCCGTTGTCTTTGCGAATAGCTTTCAAAGCTCTTGCCTGTTCCGAAGAACGCTCTGCAATGGTTCTTGCAGTTCCTTTTACTTCAATTGATTTCATTTTTTAAATTTT
Above is a window of Bacteroides helcogenes P 36-108 DNA encoding:
- a CDS encoding 50S ribosomal protein L25/general stress protein Ctc; the encoded protein is MKSIEVKGTARTIAERSSEQARALKAIRKDNGVPCVLYGGGENIHFTVPAEGLRNLVYTPHIYVVDLIIDGKKVNAILKDIQFHPVKDTILHVDFYQIDEAKPIVMEVPVQLEGLAEGVKAGGKLTLQMRKLKVKALFNLIPEKLVVNVAHLGLGKTVKVGELNYENLELLNAKEAVVCAVKLTRAARGAAAAAGN